From one Bombyx mori chromosome 5, ASM3026992v2 genomic stretch:
- the LOC134198840 gene encoding uncharacterized protein LOC134198840 — protein MSSVEEQNWSGWDYIFTDASKISIDDCVGVGLVHWQHKIIQKIKLPPESSVFTGECFALLKAVELVILLKSKRTIIFSDSKSALRTIEKFPFQMKPCYPIICEIRDKLLICSQRNHTIIFAWIPSHCGIKGNEKADQLAKEAIKDGDLVPYINYCHDLTALPKTYLWESWNDVWLRSSKFKGKLYAEIQPSISSKPWFFKAKSSKIVTSIISRMRLGHVCTPHHLARLRIVDSNICECGEDIGDLDHIFFSCSQYDRTSFMNSLQLLQVPFPTKISCLLLYPLLYYNVLSSFIINNNIKI, from the coding sequence ATGAGTAGCGTTGAGGAACAAAATTGGAGTGGATGGGATTATATTTTTACAGATGCCTCTAAAATCTCTATTGATGATTGTGTTGGAGTCGGTCTAGTTCATTggcaacataaaataatacaaaagatTAAACTTCCTCCTGAATCCTCTGTTTTTACTGGAGAGTGTTTTGCTCTTTTAAAAGCTGTAGAactggttattttattaaaatctaaaagaaCAATCATATTTTCAGACTCAAAAAGTGCACTACGAACTATTGAAAAATTTCCATTCCAAATGAAACCTTGTTATCCTATTATTTGCGAAATACGTGATAAGCTTTTGATATGTTCTCAAAGAAATCACACCATTATCTTTGCATGGATTCCAAGTCACTGTGGGATTAAAGGGAACGAGAAAGCCGATCAGCTTGCCAAAGAAGCTATAAAGGATGGAGACTTAGTCCCATACATTAATTATTGTCATGATTTGACTGCTCTTCCCAAAACCTATCTTTGGGAGTCATGGAATGATGTTTGGTTGAGAAGCAGCAAGTTCAAAGGCAAACTTTATGCTGAAATTCAACCCTCGATCTCCAGTAAACCATGGTTCTTTAAAGCTAAAAGTTCTAAAATTGTCACTTCTATCATTTCCAGAATGCGTTTAGGACATGTATGTACACCTCATCATTTAGCAAGGCTTCGTATTGTTGATAGCAATATTTGTGAGTGTGGAGAAGATATTGGTGATCTCGaccatattttcttttcttgttccCAATATGACCGCACCTCCTTTATGAATTCCTTACAATTATTACAGGTTCCGTTTCCGACTAAAATCTCCTGCCTTTTGCTTTAtcctttattgtattataatgtattatcctctttcataatcaataataatattaagatttaa